A segment of the Phoenix dactylifera cultivar Barhee BC4 chromosome 15, palm_55x_up_171113_PBpolish2nd_filt_p, whole genome shotgun sequence genome:
ctttttttttcgtaaAGGCTTGCTGGTGATTTTGGATTTGATCCACTGGGGCTTGGCGAGGATCGGGAGAGCCTAAAATGGTATGTCCAGGCAGAGCTCATTCACTGCCGCTTTGCGATGGCTGGCGTGGCCGGCATCTTGGTGACAGATGTATGCAACTGACTCTCATctcttttcttggcttggaATTTTATCCAACTATTAGATTCATGGAAGTTGTTGATTTCTTAGTCCAGACTTATTTTTGATTTATGACTTGGGCGATGAAGTTCGCATAAGATTCACTTGCAGTTGCCTGATGATTTACTTTATGCTGTGGATTTGGTAAGTTTAGTTAGCCACCATGAGTGTCATATGGATGAGCACAGCTGCATGCTCTCTTTGGTTAAATTGTGCCATATTGTAATGATTTAATTTATATGAAGGTAAACTTTGCAAAGTTCCAATGCTACTAAGGATCAAAAATTTTCTATACTTGAGCCAGAGGAACCTCAAAAGAAAGATTGAAGCCACCTTTGGAGGTTGTGCCTTCTACAATGATACCATTTAATCCTTGGATCATATCTTTCTCAAGTGTAGATTTACTGGCTATATCTGGTCTCTGCTTTTGGCCAAACTAAACTTCCAGAGTGCACCGAACAATTTTTACACATTTTGGACTACTTGGAGATCTAAAGATATATCTGCATGGCCTTTGATCAGTTATGTGCTACTTTTCTATGGACTTATTGGAAGGAGATAAATGCAGGAATAATCTTAAACAAAGCTATTTTAGAAGAGGAAGTACTATATTTCAGCCTCAAACTTCATAATGACTGGTCTATCTTGTGTAATCAAAAGCAACTTCTCTATTTCTCTAAGGTTTGGTACAGCATATaagttgatgtattttcccttttcttttgattagGCACTATCTAATCTTTTCTTGTCTTTCTCTCCTTTgtaattctctctcttcctttaaaTAATCTATAGGTAGTCTAGCCTCCTTTTCTTTATAAAAAAGATTTAGTTTATGATACAATCTCTAAAGGCAAGGTTTTTACACAGAACAAAGACTTTGACCGATATGTTAATTAACCATTAAAATGCGGGAATGAGGATTAGCAGGCTAACCATCAGACCCAAATGCCTTTCTTTCAATGGTAAGAAGacccaaaagcttaagttgtAAGGAAAAGAGTTGACGATGTATATCAAACTTAGCGCAGGAAATATAATAATGCGATCAGGTAAGGGACTCAGAGTTGCAGCCTTTGAGCAGTCCCAGTAAATAGGAGTACTTGGGGATTGCTTTGCAGAAAATCGCTATTATTCATAAATTGGTTTGATGTGATGCAAGATTTGTggatggatgtgtttttggcaTAAACATTGGCAAAAGGACAAAGAGTACTGAAATACTTTTGAAAAGGTGTTGTTCAATGGTAAATGAATAAAAGCCTTCGAAAGCAGAAGTGAGTTCTGGAAAACAATGCAACCTGTAGAGCATTTGGGCTAGGACTATGATTATGTTTGCTTCATGAATTGAGATCCATTGCAGACGGAAGGAAAAGTTAGTATCCTTGTCCCTTTTGTAAAGCACACGAATTGAGATCCATTGCAGTGCGAAGGAAAAGTTTGTATCCTTGTCCCTTTTGTTAGTATTGTTGCTGTTGTTTTCTTGTTCTCATCATCATTGtcattgtttttatttttgttgataGGTAACTCTAGAGTTCAAAATAGCACATGCAtgatgcaagaaaagaaaatattgaaaaattcACTTGATAAAGGTAGGCTTCGAATGAGAACGATAAGCAATCACCTTCGTTGAAGCAAGAAAAAATAGATGATTCCAGTTGCTTGAGTGGGCCTAACTACTCAAGAAAAAGTATTTGCTTCCCTTGccaaggatttattgaaagtGATTTGCAGCCAGTGGAAGCTAAAGCTAATTGGGTGGATATGAAAGTGAACGTGATACAGGAGTTCTCTTAGTGGGATACATGATTTCTGTCTATTAACCTAATTTCACCATTTAACAAAATGAATAATCTAGCTTCAACACTTTTAGAAGGATGGGACCTGGATCCTAAGGGTTCGGTCATGTTCTAGGATACTTTATGATTCCAATGCAATAGCAACCCGGATTCTGGTAAGTACACTATCgatggagaaaagaagaaatcactGAAATATTCTCGAAAAGTTATCAAATCCATTGTGTTTGGTCTTTCCAGAGTAAATGATCGACAGGAAATTGCAACCGGCATAGGAACCATCCTGAAGTTGATTACAAAGGCTTAGATGCAAAGAAATATGAGGATAGGAAAAGTAGAACAAATATGCAATATTTAAATTTAGTTGGCATTGATATTGCTGAATATGGAGGAATGCATAACTCAGAGAATAGAAGTACAGCATTTGCAAGAGGTTCTACAACAGTTAGGCTGCTGTACAGTGCTCCATTGGCAGGATAATGCTCTCAAGCACGATAAGCAGAGGGAGCAACCAGTGCGTGTTGTATGTTGAATAGGAATTTGAGAATGGAAAAGTCTTctcagaaagagagagagagaggggggggggtaggATCCTTCATGATGAGAAGACAATATTGCTCAATGTTACAAAGTGGGGGTCGACTTTTCATAGTGTGTCCTACAATTCTGCAACTTTGTGCAAGCAGCACAGAGAACTTTTGTGTGCATAGAAGTTGTATCATGAAAATTGTATCATCAAAAGAACATGGTATTAAGTCTGTCTTAAAAATTAAGAACCATTGAAAGCTGCATCATATACACAAAGTCATACACCACTAGCAGAATGGTTGAAAACAAATTTTGATGCCTGTTGAAGtaccacctcccaaaactgaACAGGAACTCTTATCACATGGTAAATTGATGAATGCAAGGATAGGAATGTCTATTATGCTTTCTTGATTCATGATTGAAGCAGCCATAGAAGTCTTCCGTCTTTATTTCAGGACTCTTAACAATTACCAGAAGTAATGGACTAGATAGAAACAAGTTTAATAGAGCTCTTGCGCATGATGAAGATCTTATATTGCAAAAGCAATAGCGTAGAAACAGCTAATTAGCTCTATCATGGACACTGTTCTGTTATAGTATAGAAGCGGTTAATCTGTTCTATCATGCACATTTTTGTGTTATGTTCATAACTTTTTGGGAGAAAAATGGGTTTCCCTTAATTCATTTCATAGATGTTCATATTCATACCTTAATATATccaaataaattttatgaaCAAAAATATCAACCAAGGTGAAAATTATATACCTAAATGGAATTTTTTGGTTGTTTTACATGTCAATGTCATTGCCTTAATATACTCTACATCATAAAATTATACCAAATGAAAATGACACATTCTATGTTGCATCATTCTCTCAAAAAAAGTtggaggacatcatcctctaCGTTAATTTGGTTCTCCAATTCCTTTACCAGATATAGCGACCTGTTATTGTGGTTGTAATTTGAATTAGTTACAGTGATATTTTTCGAATTAAGGGAGGAACTTTCTCATCATATGCAAGTGCGGTTTAAAAGTTTTGCAGAACCCTATACTATGCTCtaatatttctctttccttccaGACCTTGTCAATGCATATGTTATTGCTAGTAACACTATGGTGAATATTATACTGCtacaattattcaaaatttcttTCTGGAAATGTTCAAGATGATTTCAAGCGGGAATCAAAATAGCTTAAGATGGCCTCAaacaggaaaaagaagaaagaaactgTTCTTAATGGAAAACCATGTAAATTGGAATAGTCTTGTTGGTTGGTTCTTTTATGTAGTAGATTAAATATAATGAAGTACAAAACATTAGGGTTCAATGTTATTCGTAGCTTAGACTAGGGATTTCATTTCACATCCAACATTTGTATGAATTAGAAACTGCTTCTCTTGCTTATTCTCCAATAACTGCCTTATGCAACTCAtttattttcctttctctccCCCTTTATGAAACAAGTTTTTGTAGATGCTGTACTTCCTTCTAACTTCTTAATGGAATCATATGTCATCTAGCTCTAAATTTTGATCCTTTTTGCTCCTAGTTACTTCGTGTAACAGGAATCAGCAATCTACCGGTATGGTTCGAAGCAGGTGCTGCCAAATATGAATTTGCTAGTACAGGGGCGCTCTTCGTAGTTCAACTCCTCTTGATGGGGTAAGGTTCAGACTGCACGAACCATAGGCAAATGCATGGATTTAGCTTTGGGTCCATCAAAACATTAATCCTTATGATATAGTTAAAAAGCCACATGTTGGTAAGAGGGTTCCATTTTTATCAAGTTAACATCATTCTCCACAATATTTTAGATTCGTAGAGACCAAACGGTATATGGACTTCATCAATCCCGGatcacaagccaaagaaggcacCTTCTTAGGGCTGGAAGCTGCACTAGAAGGTCTAAGACCTGGGTAAGCATCGAACACCCTTGTCCCTCGCACTTAAAATTGGCCTAAAACTTATTCTGAAACAAGAATTTGCACCATTTCATGCCCTTATGGTGTCATCATAtgtcatcaagatatccatttcaGGTGGTTGGAAATTTAAACTTCTTAACTACTATAATTTCGTGCAGCTACCCAGGTGGACCGCTGTTCAATCCTCTAGGCCTGGCCAAAGACATCGACAGTGCTGATGAGCTAAAGCTAAAAGAAATTAAGAATGGTAATGCCACCAACTCTTTAGGGCAGCATGCTTCCTGTAATGAGATGCTTAGCTTCTTACAGAAATGTCGACTGTTCACAGGTAGGCTGGCCATGATAGCCATGCTTGGCATCTTTGTGCAAGCACGTGTAACTCACATGGGCCCAATCGACAACCTTTTAACACACCTTTCAGATCCATTTAAGAAAACTATCATTCAGACCCTCTCCAGCTCTGCTTCTTGAGAATAGGCTGCAGCTGTGAATGACTTGGTCACTGTAGCCAGATTCTTTGTTATTCTCATCAGCAGCTCTACCTTCGAAAGTAAAATGGAATGATGCTTGATTTCCAGAACATAAATCTTTTGACGATATGCGAAACTGATAAATTTTGGAATGCTGACTTGGTCACTGTAGCCAGTTCTTACACTGATTCTTTGTTATTCTCATCAGCAGCTCTACCTTCGaaagtaaaatgaaatgatgctTGATTTCCAGAACATAAATCTTTTGGCGATATGCGAAACTGATAAATTTTGGAATGCTGACTTGGTCACTATAGCCAGTTCTTACACTGATTCTTTGTTATTCTCATCAGCAGCTCTACCTTTACAAGTAAAATGGAATGATGCTTGATTTCCAGAACATAAATCTTTTGGCGATATGCGAAACTGATAAATTTTGGAATGCTGAAACGTATTATTTCAACGCTTCTTTGAAGCAAGAGATGGAAAGTGTTGTTTTtcattcttccttcttccatgaGATCTAGAAGCACTTCTTACAATAATCTGGCATTGTTTACTAGCCGGTTCGAAGATTTAAATCTGGAATTGTTTACCCTGATCCATTATACTTTTGGcaatttttttagatttttctgattttaaaTCTTCGATTCTAGCCAAATTATCTCCAAATATTCAACTTGTGGCTGTGTTTGTTGCGGTTTACTAGCCGGTTCAAAGCCTGGTTCAATGGTTTACCTGGTATCCTTGCTATATACAAAGAGAGCACTTCCACCGAAGGTCGTTTAATATAAAACTCGTGACCTCACATGattgaaaaaggaaagaagattaGAACTCTAAATCAGACTCTTAATTTTCCGGTCACAAATTCGAAGAAAGCCAGCCTTTCCACAAGTCTTGGCTGCTTTTGTTTCCGTTTGAAGAACTCATACTGTCATGCTTTCAATGAGAAAAGCCTTTGATGATATATGGATCATAGCCATCTTCACAATTcaaaaaagatagaaagaaacttgaagaaaaattaatatttttgataGTCATatgacaaaagaaatcatgttaaaAAAGAAATTTGGCACATATTTACACATAAAGAAGGAAAGTTAATCGGAAATTCAATCGTTCCAATGTATACAAGAAAATTCAACCATACTACAATTTGTACAATTAGGTTATACCAAACAAATCATACTATAATTAGCTAGGTTTCTAGtggcacaaaaaaaaatgaattcatAATAAATTAGTGATTCGTAGGTCAATCATACTAAATTTAACTATTTGTGCACAAAAAAATCAccatgggaaaaaaaaaaatgtatgcatgcacaagattaaaaaaaaacataaaaacaaaaTTAGTTTTTAGTGATTCGAGTGCATAAAAAGGTTTCACTCCAAAAAAAATTCTCACACATGTACCAAATTTTTAACTGACGTATGAAACTTGATTGTTGCAGCTAGAAGTAGGTTTTGCCATAGGTACCATGTGAATACTCATAATCAACGATTGTTCTAATTTCTATTTTACATTGGTTTTAAATTATTCGACATTCAATTCAACTTATATGTAAAATTCATCTTATTTAATGTTAAAAAAAACATCCAATCCaattatattattaattatttgaaatttgattcaatgttaaaatattattaacttgtaatattaatattaaaagaatatttaacGTTATTGGTCGGTTGTCTTTGAGAACGTAAGGCAAGCTGCTGTTTTGCCATAGGTAATATAGCtacacaaaataaaaatatattactttttattttaaatttatagcTATCATGCCGTAGGTATTATTATTCCTGTAAAACGATTGGGAGGTTTAGAGAACCAATCGTTATCTTGACGATCGAAGCAATTTGGGGGGTTAATATTGTGAGGGCCCGGTCCATTGATCGGCCCACACTTTCTTTGAGCCTGTGGGCCGGACTGAATAGGCCAGGCCCATGGCCACCGGGCCTGTGGCACGATGAAGGCTGAGAAGAAGACTCCGAAAGGAGtgttcttcctcctccgaatCCGGCGAGAATCGAGGACTCTCAGGCCAATCCGAGTTCATCTAGGACTCGGATACCTCGCCTATTTAACCTCCAAACCTCTCTTTCTCCCCACCGACGATCATCGAGCTCTCTTCTCTCACTTTTTCCCGTTAAAGTTCGCGGTTGCCTGTCACAGTTCCCGCCGAAAATCGAGGCCGGAGAGCTCGCCGGAGCCGAGGTAACGCCCCACCCTTCTTCCTATCTGTTCCCTGTTCTTCCCATTACCCGACATCATGGCCGTTAGTTGAGGAATCAGTCGGAAATCGACCAAAAGAAGACCCTGTTTTATTCCCCTGTTTTGGCCGACTTGTCCTTCCTTCTTTCGAACGCCACCGTCACCGGCGTTCGTCACTGAGGGCCTTAGACCTTCCTTGCATTGGTCTGAGCCGGGTGCAGACCCCAGCCGCCGGCGAGCGGGCTCGGAATCCGAGGACAACCGAGCCCAAAACTCCCCTGTTCGGCCCTATGTTTGGGTTCATTGTCGCTGGCCGCCGCCGACTGTGCCCTGCTGCCCGCCACCGCCGCCTGGCCAGACCACCTTGATCACAGCCACCAGCCGTTCCCCTTCCTCCTCTGTTTTaccaaggaagaaagaagaggagaagaagaagaaagtaaaagaagcagaagaggaggaggagagagagagagaaccaccctctctttctctctcttgatttctctctactttctctcttctctctctagaaTATCAAAGGAACCGGAGTCAGGGTTATGTCGACCAAATCTACAACCCGATTTGACCTCTAAAAACGCTCTGATCTGCCCTGGTGCCCAGAGTGCCTACTGGACTGATCATTTTGCCTACGTTGAATATCTTTGaaaacctttattgataaattATGTTGATTAACCTTGGCCCCGATCGAGTCcatattttatgatttattaATCGAATCGCTCAAGCCCGACCCATCCGGAACTGCCGAACACTATCACCCGACCAATCGTTtcatttcttatttattttaattcgaatAGAAGTTAATCTcgcttttaatattttaatagatAAATCAAACCGCTTAGTGAAGTTTGACAGCCTAAGACAAAAGAAGTAAGTA
Coding sequences within it:
- the LOC103712505 gene encoding photosystem I chlorophyll a/b-binding protein 5, chloroplastic; this translates as MGFTPAVVITSRAGAAAPAFTTTSWSIPSAPTLAGRKRRSRFLQFSSPPPLANRLLAQAQRATWLPGLDPPPHLDGTLAGDFGFDPLGLGEDRESLKWYVQAELIHCRFAMAGVAGILVTDLLRVTGISNLPVWFEAGAAKYEFASTGALFVVQLLLMGFVETKRYMDFINPGSQAKEGTFLGLEAALEGLRPGYPGGPLFNPLGLAKDIDSADELKLKEIKNGRLAMIAMLGIFVQARVTHMGPIDNLLTHLSDPFKKTIIQTLSSSAS